The following are encoded together in the Nocardioides okcheonensis genome:
- the ilvN gene encoding acetolactate synthase small subunit, whose amino-acid sequence MSSVSHKHTLSVLVENKPGVLARIAGLFSRRGFNIDSLAVGPTEHPEVSRMTIVVNVEESPLEQVTKQLNKLVEVIKIVELDGPGSVNRELLLVKVRADAGTRGAVLDAVQLFRAKVVDVAPDAITVQAVGNSDKLADLLRVLEPFGIRELVQSGMVAIGRGSRSISERSQRPVAVPAPASAIA is encoded by the coding sequence ATGAGCAGCGTCTCCCACAAGCACACGCTGAGCGTCCTGGTGGAGAACAAGCCCGGCGTCCTGGCCCGCATCGCCGGCCTGTTCTCCCGGCGCGGGTTCAACATCGACAGCCTCGCCGTCGGCCCGACCGAGCACCCCGAGGTCTCCCGGATGACCATCGTGGTCAACGTCGAGGAGTCCCCGCTCGAGCAGGTCACCAAGCAGCTCAACAAGCTGGTCGAGGTGATCAAGATCGTCGAGCTCGACGGTCCGGGCTCGGTCAACCGCGAGCTGCTGCTCGTCAAGGTCCGCGCCGACGCCGGCACGCGGGGCGCGGTGCTCGACGCCGTCCAGCTCTTCCGCGCCAAGGTGGTCGACGTGGCCCCCGACGCGATCACGGTCCAGGCCGTCGGCAACTCCGACAAGCTGGCCGACCTGCTGCGCGTGCTCGAGCCGTTCGGGATCCGCGAGCTCGTCCAGTCCGGCATGGTCGCGATCGGGCGCGGCTCGCGCTCGATCAGCGAGCGCTCGCAGCGTCCGGTCGCCGTGCCCGCCCCCGCGTCCGCCATCGCCTGA